A stretch of Blautia liquoris DNA encodes these proteins:
- a CDS encoding AAA family ATPase, protein METKNSKSNAAFLHWMKPIIIALKELGGQGKPQEVRSIIAKNEHLTEEELSETRGKNNVNKFENEVAFARNYLVSGGYLDKSVYGMWKLTEQGWNVDMTDELASDIFKQGMAEMTDKRNSKADYRWVEFYMNFADVLLQYKNNRFDLIHKIREVYSSINFKLPKLETDNNIVDIDPFTIFALFNKGITNDNRIKILRAIAKIFNIKADVPIAFDGVPVVNNLKATFYYFKGERDAKDIDNLWELFDNAIQYSNALSEPYKSNMQKSYDEVRKQKGVNWNITMGLYWIRPNIFINLDSRNREFLNDVDNMPHYFTSIFANVNKGLPDGANYFYMCEQARNALKNEEYPYHSFPELSYYAWKSTKEENENDNPTTPVDSNVKETNYWLYSPGDNASMWDEFYNLGIMAIGWDDVTDLKQFVSKEAIKEYMRKTYDASYSYKNNAHCLWQFANEIKEGDVVFAKKGMHKIVGKGVVTSGYVYDTSRDTYRHIRKVDWQNKGEWELQKQAAMKTLTNITPYSDYVQELLDLFAEDTPEEVQEQKEIKYPSYSKEKFLNQVYMDEDTYNTLTELLETKYNVILQGAPGVGKTYAAKRLAYSIMGQIDTSRVAMVQFHQSYSYEDFIQGYRPYKDGFELENGAFYKFCKEAEEDNERPYFFIIDEINRGNLSKILGELMMLIEKDKRGEKIKLLYSNEWFTVPKNVRIIGMMNTADRSLALMDYALRRRFAFFDFAPAFASDGFKNYLTEKNSSKLEKLISTVELLNNAIAADESLGDGFRIGHSYFCTDDEVTDGWLKSVVEYEVIPLIKEYWFDEPAKVRDWSSALRSAIK, encoded by the coding sequence ATGGAAACAAAAAATAGCAAATCTAATGCGGCTTTTTTACATTGGATGAAACCAATAATAATTGCATTAAAAGAATTAGGTGGACAAGGAAAACCACAGGAAGTACGTTCTATCATTGCTAAAAATGAACATTTAACAGAAGAAGAACTGTCAGAAACAAGAGGAAAAAACAACGTCAATAAGTTTGAAAATGAAGTTGCTTTTGCAAGAAATTATCTTGTTTCGGGAGGATATCTTGATAAAAGTGTTTATGGTATGTGGAAATTAACGGAGCAGGGATGGAATGTTGATATGACGGATGAATTGGCTTCGGATATATTCAAACAGGGAATGGCAGAAATGACTGACAAAAGAAATAGTAAAGCGGATTATCGATGGGTTGAGTTTTATATGAATTTTGCGGATGTCTTGCTTCAATATAAGAATAATCGCTTCGATTTAATTCATAAAATTAGAGAAGTATATTCTAGCATAAATTTTAAATTACCCAAATTGGAAACGGATAATAATATTGTGGATATAGACCCTTTTACAATTTTTGCTTTATTTAATAAAGGTATTACAAATGATAATAGAATAAAAATTCTCAGAGCAATAGCAAAAATATTTAATATAAAAGCCGATGTGCCGATAGCTTTTGACGGAGTACCTGTCGTAAATAACTTAAAAGCAACATTTTATTATTTTAAGGGAGAAAGAGATGCTAAAGATATAGATAATCTTTGGGAGTTGTTTGATAATGCCATTCAATATTCTAATGCGTTAAGTGAACCATATAAAAGTAATATGCAAAAATCTTATGATGAAGTAAGAAAACAAAAAGGTGTGAACTGGAACATTACGATGGGATTATATTGGATAAGACCAAATATATTTATCAATCTTGATTCTCGCAATAGAGAGTTTTTAAATGACGTGGATAATATGCCACATTATTTTACTTCAATATTCGCAAATGTGAATAAAGGGCTTCCAGATGGTGCAAATTATTTCTATATGTGTGAGCAGGCGAGAAATGCTTTAAAGAATGAGGAATATCCATATCATAGTTTCCCAGAATTATCGTATTATGCGTGGAAATCGACAAAGGAAGAAAATGAAAATGATAATCCTACAACACCTGTTGATTCTAATGTAAAAGAAACAAACTACTGGCTTTATTCTCCGGGCGATAATGCTTCGATGTGGGACGAATTTTATAATCTTGGTATAATGGCTATCGGTTGGGATGATGTTACAGATTTGAAGCAGTTTGTATCAAAGGAAGCAATTAAGGAATACATGCGAAAAACATATGACGCAAGCTATTCATACAAGAATAATGCACATTGCCTGTGGCAATTTGCCAATGAAATAAAAGAAGGCGATGTTGTGTTTGCTAAAAAAGGTATGCACAAAATTGTAGGAAAAGGTGTTGTTACTTCTGGTTATGTTTATGATACTTCAAGAGATACTTATAGGCATATAAGAAAGGTTGACTGGCAGAATAAAGGCGAATGGGAACTCCAGAAGCAAGCTGCAATGAAAACATTAACTAACATTACCCCTTATTCTGATTATGTTCAGGAATTATTGGACTTGTTTGCAGAGGATACACCAGAAGAGGTACAGGAACAGAAAGAGATTAAATACCCGTCATATTCAAAAGAAAAATTTTTGAATCAGGTCTATATGGATGAGGATACATATAATACACTGACTGAGTTACTTGAAACAAAGTATAATGTGATTTTACAAGGGGCACCGGGAGTTGGAAAGACATATGCAGCAAAAAGACTTGCATATTCTATTATGGGACAAATTGATACCAGTCGTGTCGCAATGGTTCAGTTCCATCAGAGTTATTCTTATGAGGACTTTATACAGGGATATAGACCATATAAAGACGGATTTGAACTTGAAAATGGTGCTTTCTATAAGTTTTGTAAAGAAGCGGAGGAAGATAACGAAAGACCGTATTTTTTTATCATAGATGAAATTAACCGTGGAAATCTGAGCAAAATATTAGGTGAACTTATGATGCTTATTGAAAAAGATAAGCGTGGTGAGAAAATAAAGCTACTTTACTCGAATGAATGGTTCACAGTGCCGAAGAATGTACGGATTATCGGGATGATGAATACAGCAGACAGAAGCCTTGCCCTTATGGATTATGCGTTACGTAGGCGATTTGCTTTTTTTGACTTTGCACCAGCATTTGCTTCGGATGGATTTAAAAATTACTTAACAGAAAAGAATTCTTCTAAACTTGAAAAATTGATAAGTACAGTTGAATTACTTAATAATGCAATTGCGGCAGATGAATCTTTAGGAGATGGATTTAGAATTGGTCATAGCTATTTCTGCACAGATGATGAAGTGACAGATGGATGGCTGAAATCAGTTGTAGAATATGAAGTTATTCCCCTTATTAAAGAGTATTGGTTTGACGAACCCGCTAAGGTAAGGGATTGGTCATCCGCACTAAGGAGTGCCATAAAATGA
- a CDS encoding type I restriction endonuclease subunit R codes for MPGLYTEADYENSVIELFRNDLGYEYAYGPDIERDFYSPLYEEILIDSLYRLNRELPDDAIQDALFKLKNFENGELVQKNAVFMDYLQNGIPVRFFVSGEEHSSIVYLVDYKNPDNNSFIVANQWTFIENSNKRPDVILFLNGLPVVLVELKSPSREETDASEAYRQLRNYMQEIPSMFVYNAICVMSDQLTSKAGTITSGEDRFMEWKTKDGDYENTQYAQFDTFFEGMFQKKRLLDIIKNFICFSNEGINSFKILAGYHQYFAVRKAIESTKHATVTDGKGGVFWHTQGSGKSLSMVFYAHLLQQALDSPTIVVITDRNDLDDQLYGQFAKCKDFLRQEPMHAESRENLKNLLDGRKANGIIFTTMQKFEESHEPLSERHNIIVMADEAHRGQYGLTETVDAKTGKVKIGTARIIRNTLPNATYIGFTGTPISSKDRSTREVFGDYIDIYDMTQAVEDGATRPVYYESRVIKLNLDEATLKMIDAEYDIMAENADNEVIEKSKRELGQMEAVLGNDNTINSLVCDILDHYENNRENLLTGKAMIVAYSRPIAMKIYKRILELRPAWTEKVAVVMTSGNNDPEEWREIIGNKHHKNELAKKFKDNNSPLKIAIVVDMWLTGFDVPSLATMYVYKPMSGHNLMQAIARVNRVFRDKEGGLVVDYVGIATALKQAMNDYTSRDKKNYGDTDVAKVAYPKFLEKLSVCRDKFHGYDYSKFQNGTDLERAKTISGAVNFIMGREKNDEKDSFVKEALMLHQALSLCSSLVDEDSRFEAAFFESVRVLVLRLTNAGVGKKISLPEMNARINELLKQSIKSDGVINLFSDIKEEFSLFDPKFLQEVANMKEKNLAVELLKKLIAEQVSVYRRTNVVKSEKFSEIMQRSINAYLNGMLTNEEVIEEMLKLAKQIAAAQKEGDKLGLTADELAFYDALTKPQAIKDFYENDELIAITKELADTLRKNKTIDWQKRESARAKMRMLIKKLLKKHKYPPEGMEDAVQTVMTQCELWTDNVMEI; via the coding sequence ATGCCGGGATTATATACCGAAGCCGATTATGAGAATTCAGTAATCGAGCTGTTCAGAAATGATTTGGGATACGAGTACGCATACGGTCCCGATATAGAAAGGGACTTTTACAGTCCACTATATGAGGAGATTTTAATTGACTCTCTGTATCGTTTGAATAGAGAACTGCCTGATGACGCAATTCAGGACGCCTTATTCAAGCTCAAAAATTTTGAAAACGGGGAGCTTGTGCAGAAAAATGCTGTCTTTATGGACTATCTGCAAAACGGCATTCCTGTTAGATTTTTTGTCAGCGGTGAGGAACACTCCTCTATCGTCTATCTTGTTGACTACAAAAATCCCGACAATAACTCCTTTATTGTAGCAAATCAATGGACATTTATTGAAAATAGCAATAAACGCCCTGATGTAATTCTCTTTTTGAACGGCTTGCCGGTAGTTTTGGTTGAGCTGAAATCTCCCTCCCGTGAAGAAACGGACGCTTCCGAAGCGTACAGACAGCTTCGTAACTATATGCAGGAAATTCCGTCAATGTTTGTATATAACGCTATCTGTGTTATGAGCGACCAGTTGACCTCCAAAGCGGGTACGATCACTTCCGGTGAAGACCGCTTTATGGAGTGGAAAACAAAAGACGGCGACTATGAAAACACACAGTATGCCCAGTTTGATACTTTCTTTGAGGGTATGTTCCAAAAGAAAAGACTGCTGGATATTATCAAAAACTTTATCTGCTTTTCTAACGAGGGTATCAATTCATTCAAAATTCTTGCCGGATACCACCAGTATTTTGCGGTTAGAAAGGCAATCGAATCTACAAAACACGCTACCGTTACCGATGGTAAGGGTGGTGTGTTCTGGCACACGCAAGGGAGCGGAAAATCGCTTTCTATGGTATTTTATGCTCACTTATTACAGCAAGCATTAGACAGCCCGACTATTGTTGTAATTACCGACAGAAACGACCTAGACGACCAGCTTTATGGTCAGTTTGCAAAGTGTAAGGACTTTTTAAGGCAAGAGCCTATGCACGCAGAAAGTCGTGAAAACCTTAAAAATTTGCTTGATGGCAGAAAAGCAAACGGTATTATCTTTACCACAATGCAGAAGTTCGAGGAGTCTCACGAGCCGTTATCTGAACGCCACAATATTATAGTTATGGCTGATGAAGCACACAGAGGTCAATATGGACTTACCGAAACAGTAGACGCTAAGACCGGTAAGGTTAAAATAGGAACTGCTCGTATTATTCGTAATACACTTCCTAATGCTACATATATCGGCTTTACGGGTACACCTATTTCTTCTAAAGACCGCAGCACTCGTGAGGTATTCGGAGATTATATCGACATCTACGATATGACACAAGCTGTTGAGGACGGTGCTACACGTCCTGTTTACTATGAAAGCCGTGTAATCAAGCTCAATCTTGACGAAGCGACCTTGAAGATGATTGATGCCGAATATGATATTATGGCGGAGAATGCCGACAATGAGGTTATCGAAAAGAGCAAACGAGAGCTTGGACAGATGGAAGCTGTTCTCGGCAACGATAACACCATCAACTCCCTTGTCTGCGATATTCTCGACCATTACGAAAACAACCGTGAAAATCTGTTGACCGGTAAGGCGATGATTGTTGCTTATTCTCGCCCTATCGCTATGAAGATTTACAAGCGTATCTTAGAACTTCGTCCTGCTTGGACAGAAAAGGTTGCAGTTGTTATGACTTCCGGCAACAATGACCCAGAAGAATGGCGTGAAATAATTGGAAACAAGCACCACAAAAACGAGCTAGCAAAAAAATTTAAGGATAACAACAGTCCTCTTAAAATTGCAATTGTTGTTGATATGTGGCTGACCGGATTTGATGTGCCGTCTCTTGCAACAATGTATGTTTACAAACCTATGTCCGGACATAATCTTATGCAGGCTATCGCCCGTGTAAACCGTGTGTTCCGTGATAAAGAAGGCGGACTTGTTGTTGACTATGTAGGAATTGCTACAGCTTTGAAACAGGCAATGAATGACTATACCTCCCGTGATAAAAAGAACTACGGCGATACCGATGTTGCAAAGGTTGCATATCCGAAGTTCTTGGAGAAGCTGTCGGTTTGCCGTGATAAATTCCACGGATATGATTACTCTAAGTTCCAAAACGGAACAGACCTTGAAAGAGCAAAAACAATTAGCGGTGCTGTCAACTTTATTATGGGCAGAGAAAAAAATGATGAGAAAGACTCTTTCGTAAAAGAAGCCCTTATGCTCCATCAAGCATTGTCTCTCTGCTCTTCTTTGGTTGATGAGGACAGCAGATTTGAAGCAGCGTTCTTTGAGTCTGTGCGTGTACTGGTTCTCAGGCTGACGAATGCCGGTGTGGGCAAAAAGATTTCTCTGCCGGAAATGAACGCAAGAATAAACGAGCTTTTGAAACAGAGTATCAAGAGCGATGGTGTTATCAATCTTTTTTCCGACATCAAAGAGGAGTTTTCTCTGTTTGACCCGAAGTTTCTCCAAGAAGTCGCTAATATGAAAGAAAAGAACCTTGCGGTAGAGTTGCTGAAAAAACTGATTGCGGAGCAAGTGTCCGTTTACCGTAGAACAAATGTGGTTAAATCCGAAAAGTTCAGCGAGATTATGCAGCGTTCTATCAATGCATATCTTAACGGTATGCTAACTAACGAAGAAGTAATTGAAGAAATGCTGAAGTTGGCAAAGCAGATTGCAGCCGCACAGAAAGAGGGCGATAAACTCGGACTTACTGCTGATGAACTTGCTTTCTACGACGCTCTGACAAAACCGCAGGCAATCAAAGACTTCTATGAGAATGATGAGCTGATTGCCATCACAAAAGAGCTTGCTGATACCCTCCGTAAGAATAAGACGATTGATTGGCAGAAACGAGAGTCCGCAAGAGCAAAAATGCGTATGCTTATCAAAAAACTTCTGAAAAAGCACAAGTATCCGCCTGAAGGTATGGAAGACGCTGTGCAAACTGTTATGACACAGTGCGAGCTTTGGACTGATAATGTGATGGAAATATAG
- a CDS encoding restriction endonuclease subunit S — MQWLNRAMLRLHTENTLDREEKIMSEWLKTSLIDIVELIGGGTPKTSKAEYWGGNINWLSVKDFNNENRYVYSTEKTITEEGLNNSSTKLLRKDDIIISARGTVGELAMIPFPMAFNQSCYGIRAKEGIDSTFLYYLIKHSVRKLKAMTHGSVFDTITRDTFANIDVAIPDIEMQQRVAKMLANIDDKVENNQRINNNLEQQTQAIFKSWFVDFELNYGIMPSDWKVSQLGSIAKISTEVFSPAKNPNVEVEHYSIPAYDEKRYPVFETSNGIKSNKYRLSSNSVMISKLNPDTKRIWRPYCISDNPICSTEFIVYEPINPLNRDFIYSIIDSIGFSAFLCSHTTGSTNSRQRATPSITLTYDIIVPDEKTIQAFCSIVSPMYDTIENNIKENQKLAETRDKLLPKLMSGELDVSGIDL, encoded by the coding sequence ATGCAATGGTTAAACAGAGCAATGTTAAGATTGCACACCGAAAATACATTGGATAGAGAGGAAAAGATTATGTCTGAATGGTTGAAAACTTCACTGATAGATATAGTAGAACTTATCGGTGGTGGAACTCCAAAAACATCTAAAGCAGAGTATTGGGGCGGAAATATTAACTGGTTATCAGTTAAGGATTTTAATAATGAAAACCGATATGTCTATTCCACAGAAAAAACTATTACAGAAGAAGGGCTTAATAACAGCTCAACAAAATTACTCAGAAAAGATGACATCATCATTTCAGCCAGAGGAACTGTTGGAGAACTGGCTATGATACCGTTCCCGATGGCTTTTAATCAGTCTTGTTATGGTATAAGAGCTAAAGAAGGCATTGATAGTACCTTCTTGTATTACTTGATAAAACATAGTGTGAGAAAGCTTAAAGCAATGACTCACGGTTCAGTATTCGATACGATTACAAGGGATACTTTCGCAAATATTGATGTTGCTATACCGGATATTGAAATGCAACAGCGTGTAGCGAAAATGTTAGCTAATATTGATGATAAAGTTGAGAACAATCAGAGAATAAACAATAATTTAGAGCAACAAACGCAGGCTATTTTCAAGTCTTGGTTTGTAGACTTTGAACTAAATTATGGGATTATGCCCTCAGATTGGAAAGTCTCGCAGCTTGGCTCTATTGCGAAGATTTCAACAGAGGTATTTTCGCCTGCCAAGAACCCAAATGTTGAAGTAGAGCATTATAGTATTCCTGCTTATGACGAAAAGCGTTATCCGGTATTTGAAACTTCTAATGGTATTAAGAGCAATAAATACCGGCTATCATCAAATTCGGTAATGATTTCAAAGCTCAATCCCGATACCAAAAGAATTTGGAGACCTTACTGTATTTCCGATAATCCGATTTGTTCAACTGAGTTTATTGTATATGAACCAATAAATCCTTTGAATAGAGATTTTATTTACTCAATTATTGATAGTATAGGATTTTCAGCTTTTTTGTGTTCACATACTACGGGTTCAACAAATAGTAGGCAACGAGCTACTCCGAGTATTACTTTGACTTATGATATTATTGTACCGGATGAGAAAACTATCCAAGCTTTTTGCTCTATTGTATCTCCTATGTACGACACAATAGAGAATAACATCAAGGAAAATCAAAAACTCGCAGAAACTCGTGATAAATTATTACCCAAACTTATGTCTGGCGAACTTGATGTCTCCGGCATTGACCTTTAA
- the xerA gene encoding site-specific tyrosine recombinase/integron integrase, which translates to MKQDLIKDVIQGMLPYLNNAQNEKLQEVLKYTLAKYEVTENQSKAKHSEQNYVELFLSAKRIEGCSEKSLKYYKATIEAMLCELQKDVKHIVTDDIRGYLTEYQEKKKSSKVTIDNIRRILSSFFSWLEDEDYILKSPVRRIHRVKTGTNIKETYSDEALELMRDNCTELRDLAIIDMLASTGMRVGEMVLLNRNDIDFNERECIVFGKGSNERVVYFDARTKIHLQNYLDSRTDNNPALFVSLKSPHERLKIGGVEVRLREFGRQLGINKVHPHKFRRTLATMAIDKGMPIEQLQQLLGHRKIDTTLQYAMVKQSNVKIAHRKYIG; encoded by the coding sequence GGGAATGTTGCCCTACCTGAACAACGCACAAAATGAAAAATTGCAAGAGGTGTTGAAATACACACTTGCAAAGTATGAGGTAACGGAAAATCAAAGCAAAGCGAAACACTCGGAGCAGAACTATGTAGAACTGTTCCTATCGGCGAAGCGAATTGAGGGCTGCTCCGAGAAATCTCTTAAATACTATAAGGCGACTATCGAAGCTATGCTTTGTGAACTTCAAAAAGATGTTAAACACATAGTTACAGACGACATCAGAGGATACCTGACGGAATATCAGGAAAAGAAGAAGTCAAGCAAGGTAACGATAGACAATATTCGCCGTATTCTTTCCAGTTTCTTCTCTTGGCTGGAGGACGAGGATTATATATTGAAAAGCCCGGTCAGACGTATACACAGAGTAAAAACCGGGACAAACATAAAGGAGACATACTCCGATGAAGCGTTAGAGCTTATGAGAGATAACTGCACGGAACTTCGAGACTTGGCGATTATTGATATGCTGGCTTCAACGGGTATGCGTGTTGGCGAAATGGTACTACTTAACCGGAATGATATTGATTTCAATGAAAGAGAATGTATTGTTTTCGGTAAAGGTAGTAACGAACGAGTGGTCTATTTTGACGCTCGCACAAAGATACATTTGCAGAACTATTTGGATAGCAGGACGGACAATAATCCAGCATTGTTTGTATCGCTGAAATCGCCACACGAAAGGCTGAAAATCGGCGGTGTTGAGGTTCGCCTTAGAGAATTTGGAAGGCAATTAGGAATTAACAAGGTACACCCGCATAAGTTCAGGCGTACACTTGCAACTATGGCAATAGATAAAGGAATGCCCATTGAGCAGCTTCAACAGCTCTTGGGGCATAGAAAGATAGATACGACTTTGCAGTATGCAATGGTTAAACAGAGCAATGTTAAGATTGCACACCGAAAATACATTGGATAG